A window of Clostridium taeniosporum genomic DNA:
AAGATTTACTTCTTATAGCTAATATTCCTGGAATAGGTAGTATGGAAACTACTGAATTAGAATATGAAGTAGTTATAACTGCAGATAGCCACCTTGTTCCTGGTGCTGCAGGAGATATAGAAGTATTTATTGGAAATGCAGAACAAACTCCAGTTACTCCAACTGAAGCTACAATTGTTGGTAATGTTATAACTATTAAATTTACTCATAGACAAGATATGAAAAATACTACAGTTTATATTTCAGTACCAGCAAAAACAGGTGCTAATATTGTTGATGTAATTGAAAATTTTGTTATTAGTACTGGAACTGCAAAACTTGTTTATACACCAGCAGGTGGAACTGCTACAACAGTATGTACTTCACCAAACTTTACTATAACAACTGATTTAACTCCAGCACCTCCCATTCTTAGTAGTGCTCAAAAAATAATTGTATAACTTTTTTAACTTTAATTGAAACTTTCTTATTATTAAACTTTATATCATTTTTAAATTAAAATAGGATTTGAATATCTATTTTTTTACAATGTTAATATATGCAAAACAGATATAAATTTAAAAATATTAATTTAAGATTATATTAAAATATTAATTTAAGGTTATATAAGAGGTAATATTCTATATTACCTCTTATATAACCATTTTTAGTAAACATAATTACCTATTAATAATATTCATTCTTCTATATATTCTTTACTGAAATTTTATTAATTTATACAAATCTAAATATTTTATCTTAAGTTTATAATTATTAAAAAATAGACTAATATAACTTAGTCCATTTTTTATGTTTATATTTTTCACATAAACTTTTATTTAGTTATTAATAGATCTGATTTTATTAAAATTGGTCTTATAGAATTATATATAAAGCTAACTAAAATAACCGATACTATAGCATTAATAAATGTAGTAAACGCACTTAACTTTGCTAAAACAGAAGCCATTTGTTGTGGTTGTCCTAATATATATTGTTTATAAAAATATCCAACTATAGGATCAAAAATAACATTAAATATCAAACCACAAATAGCAGCAATAATGCTCCATTTAAATATATATTTTTTATCATTACTCCTATCTATTTTGGCATATTTATGAGCTATAATTCCTGTTATTAAACCAATACAAAATTTTAATACAAATGTTTTTGGTGCTCCTAAAATATATACAGGGTCTAATATATCTGCTATTGTCATCCCAACAGCTCCAGCTAGTCCACCGTACCCTCCACCAAGAAGCAATGCTGCAAGTACACAAAAAGCATTTCCTATATGTAATGAAGTAGCATCTCCCCCTGGTACTGGAATTTTAATTTGAAGAAATGTAAATGACACAAAACATAATGCTGCAAGTATAGAAGTTTGCATTAACTTCATCATCTTTTTATTTTTCATTATAATTATCCCCCCATAATTTGGTTTACTTAAAAATACTGCAGTACTATTATATGCCTTATAATAAGTTTCAGCAATTGTATGGGTACATTTTTAATGATGATTAAATAAAATTCTTCCTTTTACATAACCACCTTTATCATTTGTGACCATATTAATCAATTATTTATATTAAAGATTTCTTAAAAATAAAAGGTATTTTGTTTAATACCTTTTATTTTTTTCTAAATATTATATAATATTAACATAATAATTTTTTATGGGAGGCCTAGTTTTTTATGAATAATACATTAACAGAAGAAAATATGAAAAAATTGCAAGAAGAATTGGAATATAGATTAACAGTAAAAAGAGCTGAAATAGCAAAAGAAAAATTAATCGCTGCTGCTCATGGTGACAGATCAGAAAATGCAGAATATAAAGAAGCTTGTGCAAATTATAGAGAAAATGATAATAGAATCCAATACTTAATGACTATGATTTCAACAGCAACTGTTATAGATGATAATAGTATAAATAAATCTGTACTTGGAATAAATAGTAAAGCAAAAATTAGATTTGTAGAAGAAGATGATGAAGATACTATAACATTAGTAACTACTATGGATTTAGATCCTGAAAATATGCTTATAAGCATAGAATCAGATTTAGGAAAAGCATTAATGGGACAAAAAGCTGGTGACATAGTTGAAGTTGATGCTCCAGGTGAAAAATACACAGTAGAAGTATTAGAAATTTTATAGAAATATATTATTAGGCATATGAAAATAAATAAAAAGTCAAAGATTCCATGAATATTTTGTGAAATACAACAACTTTGGTTATGCTAATATTTGTGCTATTAGTAGGTTCCAAGGAAGTAGTAGTTCACAAAATAAACTATGATACTGACTAGTTTATTTTCATATACCTTATATGCTCTGAACTGTGACACAGTAAATAGTTTTGTATAAAACAAAATTATTTACTGTTCTTTTTTGTATAATTCTTCTGTGCTATTTTAACTAAATATTATATGCTTATAAAATCTAATTTATTGAATAATTATATAAATTCAACTTAAACTAATTTATATAAATTAAGGGAGATTGATAATATGTTTATAAATAGAAAAGATGCAGGAGAAAAGCTTTCTATAAGACTTAAAAAGTTTAAAGACCAAAATCCTATTATTCTTGCTATACCAAGGGGAGGAATAGTAACAGCTTATGACACTATTAAAAAATATGGATTTCAGTGGGATTTAATTATTCCAAGAAAAATCGGTTCCCCTAATAATAAAGAAATTGCTATTGGTGCTATCTCTTTAGACGGAACATATCTTTTAAATGAAAAATATATAGATGCTTTAAATATATCTAAAGAATACATAGAGAAAGAAATGTGTAATCAAACTGAAGAAATTAAAAAAAGATTAAATAAATATAAAGGAAATGAAAAATTCCCTAATGTAAAAGATAAAACAGTAATAATTATTGACGATGGAATTGCAACTGGTTTTACAATACAAGCTGCTATAAATTCCATAAAAAAACATGATGCAAAAAAAATCATTTTAGCTATACCAGTAGCATCGCAGTCTATAATTTCTCTATTAGAAAAAATTGTAGATGAAGTTATATGTATATTTGTACCTTATGAATTTTATGCTGTAGGCTCATATTATGAAAACTTTGAGCAAACTACTGATGAAGAAGTCTTTAATATAATACATAAATTAAATAACTTATAAGTTTATAGGATGTCTTTATTTATATATATTCTAATTAACAATATTCAACTGTCAATAATTGATCAATAAAGAAATTTCAATGAAGTTTTTAATACTATGGATATTAATTATTAGAACTTATATATAAGAAATATTTATAAGTATACTATTCCAAATCTACCATAAAACTATTCAAAAAAGATATAGTAGATTTGCTTTTACACAAATCTTACTACATCCCCAATTGATGTTTTTATAGAAATTAAATTTTTAAATTATTTTAATTTTCATGCGATTAAGTTATTGTCTCTTTAATAGTAATTTAAATTCATATGGTTTTATTAATGATTTTTCTTGTAATTTTATTATTTTATCTGAATAACAATCTATATATTCACTTTGTTTCATTTCATCAGGTAATAATAAATCTACTTCATTAGGTGAATTATTAAATACCACATATAAATTTTCTTCATCTGTTGACTTCTTATACAAAACAATATTTAGATTTTCTTTAGTATTAATCCACTTCATATTTTCTGTATTAAAAGACTTATATTTCTTTCTAAGATTAATTAATTTCTTTACAGTAGAAAATAACTCCTTATTTTGTTTACTTTCATCCCAAATCATACATTTACGATTAGAATGCTCATCACCATCTATTCCTATTTCGCTTCCATAATAAATACAAGGACATCCTGGAAATGTCATCATAAAAACATAAGCTAATTTTGCAACTTCAGTATTTTTTCCTACAATATCAAAAATTCTTGCTGTGTCATGACTATCTAATAAATTAAACATATTTTTAGTTATATTCTTTGGATAATCAGTTAAAAGCTTACTAATAGAAAGTTTAAACTTTTCTGAATCATACTTAGTTTCTTCATCACTATTGTCTCTAAAGAAATTCCAAACTGGTCTTGTAAATTCATAATTCATAACAGCATCAAATTGATCTCCTTGAAGCCAAGGATAAGAATTATCCCAATTTTCTCCTAATATATATACATCTTTATTTATGCTTTTTATTTTTTTCTAAATTCTCTCCAAAAATCATGTGAGACTTCATTGGATACATCTAATCTCCATCCATCTATATTATAATTTTTAACCCAATAACATCCTACATCAATTAGATAATCTCTTACTATTTTATTTTTAGTGTTCCATTTTGGCATACTTTGTGTGAAAGCAAATGTACGATAATTTAATTTTTCTCTAGAACACTCCTGTGGCAATCCATTTTTTAAATCTCCTTGAACTATTGGCTTTGATGGATCTAAAATATAAAAGCAATCATAATATTTAGACTTTATTCCATTTTTACACACATCTTGCCAAAAAGGATGAAGAAATCCGCAATGATTAAACACTCCATCTAACATTACCTTTATTCCTCGTTTATGGGCCTCTTCTACTAAAATTTTAAATGTTTCATTATCTCCAAATTCAGGATCTATTTTATAATAATTAGTTGTATCATATTTATGGGAACTTGGTGATTCAAAAATAGGATTAAAATAAATTCCACTAAATCCTGTTTCTTTAATATAATCTAATTTATCTATTACTCCATTAAGATTTCCACCAAATTTCTTATAGGCACCATCTATATCATCATTTCCCCATGGAATAAAATCTTTTTTACTGTGAGTTTTTCCTTTAGAAAATCTTTCTGGAAAAATTTGATACCATACTGTTTCTGAAACCCATTCTGGACATGTATATAAATCTTCTTCATTTATATATGGATAATTAAAATAATTACTTAAATCATAAAGATCTTTTTTATTTCCTTCGTACTTAATTCTATCATGACTTCCAATAATAAATTTTTCATTATTATTTTCTACAATAAAGCAATATTTAATTCTTCCCCATTGAATTCCTTTTAGTTCTGCAAACCAGCAATCATATAATTCTGTAACTTGCTCTTTTTCCATTTTATTTTTTACAATAGAATCTATTTCAAACTCATATATTTGAGGGTTTTCTTTTCTTGGAACCCAATTAAAGGGGTCTACAGCTAAAAGTAATACCTTTTTTATTTCATTTTTTGCAGTTCTTAAACGTATATGAATAGTATCATTATTATATGCATAACAGTATGAGCTTTTAGGCTCATGTATTATTGAAGATAAGTTCATGTTACTCCTCCTAAAATTAATTTGATTATATTATTATTAAATTTTAAATCCAAAATTAAGTTGTTTATATGACTATTTTTTATTCACTTTGTACAAGTGCATCAAAATCTTTTTGGATTTTTTTTGCTGCCTCCTTAGGAGTTATATTACCATCGAATACAGAGCCTAATGTGCTCTCCATTATTGTCCAAAAATATGATATTCTTTTAATTGATGGTATTGGATCTGTATTATTAAATTGATCTGCATATACTTTCATATATTCATCATCTTTAATACCATCTATATTAGATATATCCTTTCTTGAAGTTATTTTATATGCTTTGCTATACAAAAGAGCAGCTGCTTCTTTAGAAACCAAATACTGTGCAAAAAGTTGTGATGCATTTGGATATTTTGTATATGCTGAAATATGTGCATTTTGTACAACACTAAATGCTCTCATTGGTTTTCCTTTATAAGTTGGTAACTTGGTAATTCCAAAATTAACACCTGATTTTTTCAATTCCTTTATAGCATTTGGCCCTATTGGATAGTATGCTGTTTTTCCATTTTTAAAATTCTGTTCTAAAAAAGTACTTGCTTGTAATTTTAAATCCTCTGATTCAATTGGAATAATTTTTTTAAGTTTTGATATAGCTTCTAATCCTTTTTCAAATTCTTTAGTATTAAAACCTGGATTATCTCCATCGTTACCATCTTCTCCAAACAATCTAAATCCATCTACACTTAAAAATGGATAAGCTGAATAACCATCAGTAGCAATAGTTAAAAACCAAAACTTATTATTATTTTTATCATTATACTTATTAGCTTCTTCTTCAATTTGCTCAAATGTTTCAGCTGGTTTTCCTTTCACTAAATCTTTGTTATATAACAAAGCATAACTTTCAATTGAAACTGGTACTCCATACAGTTCACCATCACTGGTAACAGTTTTTAAAGCTGTTTCATTAGTTACTTCTCCTATTTGCTTTTTTACTGACGGTCTAATTTTAGCAAAAATCCCTGAATCCTTTCCTTTTGAAAAATTATCATTAGCTGCCATAAATACATCAGCTCCATTACCAGTTGGTGCATCTAGCATCATCTTGTCCATTGAATCCAATCCAACCTTTTGGACATTAACTTTTACTTTATATTTTTCTTCAAAAGATTTAGCTATTGCTTGTCCAAAGTCTAAATCATCTGTCCAATATACTAATTCTGCACCTTTTTCTGGCTTTAATTCTGATGTTTCTTCTAATTCTGAATCATCATCATCAAAAGGTATTTCTCTATTTCTACATGATATTAAAGAAACCATTAATGTAACTATCAAAAATGGTAAAAATATTAATTTTATTCTCTTCCTCATAATTTTCCTCCATACCTTATTAAAATTAACCTTTATCAGCTCCTGCTGTAACACCTTGTACCAAGTATCTTTGAAAAATAATAAATACAATAGTAATAGGTATAGCTATTAATACTGATCCTGCTGCAAACATTGTAAAGTTAATACTTTCTTTTCCATTAATTAAAGCAAATAATCCAATTGCTACTGTTCTTGTATTATCATTAGATAATAAAATATTTGGTAAAATATAATCCATCCAAGGGAACATAAATTGTGATACTGCACAATAAGTTATAATTGGCTTAGACATTGGAAGTATTATTTTAAAAAAGGTTTTAATCTTAGAACATCCATCTATATATGCCGCTTCATCTATTGACATTGGTATACCATCTAAATATCCTTTTACAAGCCATGTATTATAAGGAATAGCTCCAATGGAATATACTAAAATCAATGATATAGGTTTTCCAATCAATCCTAATGATAGAAATAAAGTATATATAGCTGTCATAGATAAAAAAGTTGGAAACATTGATAAAATCATAATAGTTAATAATCCTTGTTTCTTTCCTCTAAAGTTAAATCTTGATATAATCCACGCAGTTATTAAAATTAATATTACAGATACTACTGAACTAATAATTGCTATCTTTAAAGTATTATAGAACCATAATGCATAATTTGTTTCTGAAAATAATCTCTTATAATTATTTAATGTAAATTCAGTTTGCATCAATGATGCTGATGAAAGTCCACCATCTTTATTAAATGAAGACTTAACAATCCAGAATACAGGAATTAATATCAAAAGTGACATAATTATTAATTCCAAATGCAAAAGGACTGTTGTAATCTTTTTCTTCATACCTGTATTCCCCCTATAATTCTTTAAATGTTACAGTATTTTTAAATTTCCAAAAAGAAAATCCACCAATTAATATAAAAATTAATACACTCATAACAGCTGCCATATTATACATCTGTTGATTTAATGTTAATTTATATATCCAAGAAATTAAGATATCAGTATCTCCAGCAAATTGAAGTTCAGAATTTAATGGTCCACCTTGTGTTAAGAAATAAATTGCACCAAAAGCATTAAAATTTGCAGCCAAACTCATAATAAGATTTGGAGTTGTTGCAAGAAATATAAGTGGCATAGTGATTTTCTTGAATACTTGTATTTTATTAGCACCATCTATAGCTGCTGCATCATAAATACTATTATCTACATTAGATAATACTCCTAATATCATAACCATAAACATTGGGAAACTAACCCATAGATTAACCACTATAACCATTATCTTTGCTAGTATTGGATCTGATAAAAATGGTATCTTGTCAGAAATAATTCCCATGTTAATTAGCATCTGATTTATAGGTCCAAACTGTCCATTTAATAAATTTCTAAATACCATAAGTGAAATAATAGGTGGTATTGCCCACGGTAAAATTAAAATTGTACGAAATACTTTCTTATATTTTACTGATTTATTATTTAATATTAATGCTTGAAATACCCCTAAAAAATAACTTGAAAAGGTTGACACAAATGTCCATATTATATTCCAAATTAATACCTTAAAAAATGTTTTTGACCATATTGGCACAGTAAATAATTTTTTGAAATTTTCAAATCCTACCCAGCTTAACAAATTTCCTGGTGGAAGATGATCTCTATTATAATTTAAAAAAGCTGTTAATATAGAAAATAATATTGGCATAACTACTATAAATACAAACATTATAGCAATTGGAGTTAGTATAATATACGGAAATTTTGTACTATATAAATGCTTAAAAAACTCTTTAGATGTTATATATTTTTTTGTTTCATCGATTTTTTTGCCTGTACTATAAGCATCTTTTAAATTCCATACATAAATTAAAATAAATATTGCAATTAATATACTAGCTATAACACCGTTAATTAATAACATAGATGAATGATCTCCATATTTTCCACCCACCTTTTTTCCAAGTGTTATTAAACCCCATATCCCTTTGGTAAAAAAACCTCCATGTAATCTAATAGTAAAATTAGGAACTAATCCTTGTCCCCATTCAATCCAAAAACCACTATATAATTCAATTCCTATAAATAGTAATTGCATAACAAAAAATATTAATCCCTTTATTTTCTGTTTACAAATAAAAAATTGTCCACTTCCCCAAAAAAAGCAGGATAATAGAAGTGACTTTTTACCTTTCATATTTCTTCTTCCTTCCATTCAGTGTTTACTTAATCGCTTAAGTTGATTTTATTATAGCAACCCCTTATTTATTTGTCAATGCAATCGTTATCTTTGTGTGTACTTTGTTTATATTTATTTCATAACCCTCTCTATTTAAAAGGTTTTATAATTATTTTTTTAAAATATAGCATTTTATTTATACTCTCGTTTATATATTTAATACTTAATATTCAAAAGGTATTTTACTTAATTTATTAAGTAAAATACCCTATAATATATCCAAACTACACTTTTTATTAAGTTAAAATAATCTATAAATTTCTGCAAAACAAAAAGCGTGAATTTTTATCCACACTTTACAATGGCATATTAATTAGTATTGTATAGGTTTTATATATGATGTTTTTTCAATATTTTTATCATTTTCTAAATGAATCAATTTTTCCATAATTTCAACTGCTTTTTTAGCTTTTTCTTTATTACTAACTATGACTCTTTTAGTATCTGGTAAAAGCATTACATCATTTTC
This region includes:
- a CDS encoding phosphoribosyltransferase — protein: MFINRKDAGEKLSIRLKKFKDQNPIILAIPRGGIVTAYDTIKKYGFQWDLIIPRKIGSPNNKEIAIGAISLDGTYLLNEKYIDALNISKEYIEKEMCNQTEEIKKRLNKYKGNEKFPNVKDKTVIIIDDGIATGFTIQAAINSIKKHDAKKIILAIPVASQSIISLLEKIVDEVICIFVPYEFYAVGSYYENFEQTTDEEVFNIIHKLNNL
- a CDS encoding alpha amylase N-terminal ig-like domain-containing protein: MNLSSIIHEPKSSYCYAYNNDTIHIRLRTAKNEIKKVLLLAVDPFNWVPRKENPQIYEFEIDSIVKNKMEKEQVTELYDCWFAELKGIQWGRIKYCFIVENNNEKFIIGSHDRIKYEGNKKDLYDLSNYFNYPYINEEDLYTCPEWVSETVWYQIFPERFSKGKTHSKKDFIPWGNDDIDGAYKKFGGNLNGVIDKLDYIKETGFSGIYFNPIFESPSSHKYDTTNYYKIDPEFGDNETFKILVEEAHKRGIKVMLDGVFNHCGFLHPFWQDVCKNGIKSKYYDCFYILDPSKPIVQGDLKNGLPQECSREKLNYRTFAFTQSMPKWNTKNKIVRDYLIDVGCYWVKNYNIDGWRLDVSNEVSHDFWREFRKK
- a CDS encoding alpha-amylase family glycosyl hydrolase; translation: MKSINKDVYILGENWDNSYPWLQGDQFDAVMNYEFTRPVWNFFRDNSDEETKYDSEKFKLSISKLLTDYPKNITKNMFNLLDSHDTARIFDIVGKNTEVAKLAYVFMMTFPGCPCIYYGSEIGIDGDEHSNRKCMIWDESKQNKELFSTVKKLINLRKKYKSFNTENMKWINTKENLNIVLYKKSTDEENLYVVFNNSPNEVDLLLPDEMKQSEYIDCYSDKIIKLQEKSLIKPYEFKLLLKRQ
- a CDS encoding ECF transporter S component, which encodes MKNKKMMKLMQTSILAALCFVSFTFLQIKIPVPGGDATSLHIGNAFCVLAALLLGGGYGGLAGAVGMTIADILDPVYILGAPKTFVLKFCIGLITGIIAHKYAKIDRSNDKKYIFKWSIIAAICGLIFNVIFDPIVGYFYKQYILGQPQQMASVLAKLSAFTTFINAIVSVILVSFIYNSIRPILIKSDLLITK
- a CDS encoding carbohydrate ABC transporter permease: MKGKKSLLLSCFFWGSGQFFICKQKIKGLIFFVMQLLFIGIELYSGFWIEWGQGLVPNFTIRLHGGFFTKGIWGLITLGKKVGGKYGDHSSMLLINGVIASILIAIFILIYVWNLKDAYSTGKKIDETKKYITSKEFFKHLYSTKFPYIILTPIAIMFVFIVVMPILFSILTAFLNYNRDHLPPGNLLSWVGFENFKKLFTVPIWSKTFFKVLIWNIIWTFVSTFSSYFLGVFQALILNNKSVKYKKVFRTILILPWAIPPIISLMVFRNLLNGQFGPINQMLINMGIISDKIPFLSDPILAKIMVIVVNLWVSFPMFMVMILGVLSNVDNSIYDAAAIDGANKIQVFKKITMPLIFLATTPNLIMSLAANFNAFGAIYFLTQGGPLNSELQFAGDTDILISWIYKLTLNQQMYNMAAVMSVLIFILIGGFSFWKFKNTVTFKEL
- a CDS encoding GreA/GreB family elongation factor → MNNTLTEENMKKLQEELEYRLTVKRAEIAKEKLIAAAHGDRSENAEYKEACANYRENDNRIQYLMTMISTATVIDDNSINKSVLGINSKAKIRFVEEDDEDTITLVTTMDLDPENMLISIESDLGKALMGQKAGDIVEVDAPGEKYTVEVLEIL
- a CDS encoding sugar ABC transporter permease, with the translated sequence MKKKITTVLLHLELIIMSLLILIPVFWIVKSSFNKDGGLSSASLMQTEFTLNNYKRLFSETNYALWFYNTLKIAIISSVVSVILILITAWIISRFNFRGKKQGLLTIMILSMFPTFLSMTAIYTLFLSLGLIGKPISLILVYSIGAIPYNTWLVKGYLDGIPMSIDEAAYIDGCSKIKTFFKIILPMSKPIITYCAVSQFMFPWMDYILPNILLSNDNTRTVAIGLFALINGKESINFTMFAAGSVLIAIPITIVFIIFQRYLVQGVTAGADKG
- a CDS encoding maltose ABC transporter substrate-binding protein; this encodes MRKRIKLIFLPFLIVTLMVSLISCRNREIPFDDDDSELEETSELKPEKGAELVYWTDDLDFGQAIAKSFEEKYKVKVNVQKVGLDSMDKMMLDAPTGNGADVFMAANDNFSKGKDSGIFAKIRPSVKKQIGEVTNETALKTVTSDGELYGVPVSIESYALLYNKDLVKGKPAETFEQIEEEANKYNDKNNNKFWFLTIATDGYSAYPFLSVDGFRLFGEDGNDGDNPGFNTKEFEKGLEAISKLKKIIPIESEDLKLQASTFLEQNFKNGKTAYYPIGPNAIKELKKSGVNFGITKLPTYKGKPMRAFSVVQNAHISAYTKYPNASQLFAQYLVSKEAAALLYSKAYKITSRKDISNIDGIKDDEYMKVYADQFNNTDPIPSIKRISYFWTIMESTLGSVFDGNITPKEAAKKIQKDFDALVQSE